The following proteins are encoded in a genomic region of Saccharopolyspora antimicrobica:
- the purU gene encoding formyltetrahydrofolate deformylase, whose amino-acid sequence MTDTFTLTLSCPNRTGIVRAVSGFLFERGCDIDEHRQFDDPVRDRLFMRTQVTAPSGTDLAELVREFEPVAADFQMTYEFSPRTNARILVMVSKLGHCLNDLIYRWRAGSLGADIVAVVSNHQDLRPMAESAGLPFVHVPVTPETKEAAEARLLQLVDEHEVDLVVLARYMQILSDETSKALYGRAINIHHSFLPGFKGAKPYHQAYDRGVKLVGATAHYVTSDLDEGPIIEQEVIRIDHTHDPRALQTVGRDAEALALSRAVRWHCERRVLLNGHSTVVFP is encoded by the coding sequence GTGACCGACACCTTCACCCTGACTCTGAGCTGCCCGAACCGCACGGGGATCGTGCGCGCGGTGAGCGGGTTCCTCTTCGAGCGCGGCTGCGACATCGACGAGCACCGGCAGTTCGACGACCCGGTGCGCGACCGGCTGTTCATGCGCACCCAGGTCACCGCACCCAGCGGCACCGACCTGGCGGAGCTGGTGCGCGAGTTCGAGCCCGTGGCGGCAGACTTCCAGATGACCTACGAGTTCAGCCCGCGCACCAACGCCCGCATCCTGGTGATGGTCTCGAAGCTCGGCCACTGCCTGAACGACCTGATCTACCGGTGGCGGGCGGGCAGCCTCGGCGCCGACATCGTCGCGGTGGTGTCCAACCACCAGGACCTGCGCCCGATGGCCGAATCCGCCGGCCTGCCGTTCGTGCACGTCCCGGTCACCCCGGAGACCAAGGAGGCCGCCGAGGCGCGTCTGCTGCAGCTCGTCGACGAGCACGAGGTCGACCTGGTCGTGCTCGCGCGGTACATGCAGATCCTGTCCGACGAGACCAGCAAGGCGCTGTACGGCCGCGCGATCAACATCCACCACTCGTTCCTGCCCGGCTTCAAGGGCGCCAAGCCCTACCACCAGGCCTACGACCGCGGTGTGAAGCTCGTCGGGGCCACCGCGCACTACGTCACCTCGGACCTGGACGAGGGGCCGATCATCGAGCAGGAAGTCATCCGGATCGACCACACGCACGACCCCCGCGCGCTGCAGACCGTGGGACGCGACGCGGAGGCGCTGGCGCTTTCCCGCGCGGTGCGCTGGCATTGCGAGCGCCGAGTGCTGCTCAACGGCCACAGCACGGTCGTCTTCCCGTGA
- a CDS encoding L-serine ammonia-lyase — translation MTISVFDLFKVGIGPSSSHTVGPMRAAYLFTTRLRESGALERAARVRCELFGSLGATGHGHGSVKAVVLGLAGEQPHLVDPVAADPAVEAVRADGRISLGGKHEIAFSADDDVVLHRRARLDFHSNGMVFAAYDAGGDELDRREYYSVGGGFVLDEDEAGRPVLVEDSTPVRHPFTTGDELLAIARRTGLRISDIMLANELSWRGEEEIRAGLLHIWAVMRECVDRGTHTGGTLPGGLKVRRRAARLRAQLEANADESDALHAMEWVMLFALAVNEENAAGGRVVTAPTNGAAGIVPAVLHYAQRFLPEFTDDEVVRFLLTAGAIGLLFKENASISGAEVGCQGEVGSACSMAAGGLAEILGGTPEQVENAAEIGIEHNLGLTCDPVGGLVQIPCIERNAVASVKAITAARMAVRGDGAHHVSLDKAIKTMRETGADMKDKYKETARGGLALNIVEC, via the coding sequence ATGACCATCTCGGTGTTCGACCTGTTCAAGGTCGGGATCGGCCCGTCCAGCTCGCACACGGTCGGACCGATGCGGGCCGCCTACCTCTTCACCACCAGGCTCCGCGAATCCGGCGCTCTCGAGCGCGCGGCCCGCGTGCGGTGCGAACTGTTCGGCTCGCTCGGAGCCACCGGGCACGGGCACGGAAGCGTCAAGGCGGTGGTGCTCGGCCTGGCGGGGGAGCAGCCGCACCTGGTCGACCCGGTGGCCGCCGATCCGGCCGTCGAGGCGGTTCGCGCCGATGGGCGGATCAGCCTGGGCGGCAAGCACGAGATCGCTTTCTCCGCCGATGACGACGTGGTCCTGCACCGCCGCGCGCGGCTGGACTTCCACAGCAATGGAATGGTGTTCGCCGCCTACGACGCCGGCGGCGACGAGCTCGACCGCCGGGAGTACTACTCGGTCGGCGGCGGGTTCGTGCTCGACGAGGACGAAGCCGGACGGCCGGTGCTCGTCGAGGACAGCACGCCGGTCCGCCACCCGTTCACCACGGGCGACGAGCTGCTCGCCATCGCGCGGCGGACCGGGCTGCGCATCAGCGACATCATGCTCGCCAACGAGCTCTCCTGGCGCGGTGAGGAGGAGATCCGGGCCGGACTGCTGCACATCTGGGCGGTGATGCGCGAGTGCGTGGACCGCGGTACGCACACCGGGGGCACGCTGCCCGGCGGGCTCAAGGTCCGCCGTCGTGCCGCGAGGCTACGGGCGCAGCTGGAGGCCAACGCGGACGAATCGGACGCCCTGCACGCGATGGAGTGGGTGATGCTCTTCGCGCTCGCGGTGAACGAGGAGAACGCCGCGGGAGGCCGGGTCGTCACCGCGCCCACCAACGGTGCCGCCGGGATCGTGCCGGCGGTGCTGCACTACGCCCAGCGGTTCCTGCCGGAGTTCACCGACGACGAGGTCGTGCGGTTCCTGCTGACCGCGGGTGCGATCGGCCTGCTGTTCAAGGAGAACGCCTCCATCTCCGGCGCCGAGGTCGGGTGCCAGGGCGAGGTCGGGTCGGCCTGCTCGATGGCCGCAGGCGGGCTCGCCGAGATCCTCGGCGGGACACCGGAACAGGTGGAGAACGCCGCCGAGATCGGCATCGAGCACAACCTCGGGCTGACCTGCGATCCGGTCGGCGGGCTGGTGCAGATCCCCTGCATCGAGCGCAACGCCGTCGCCTCGGTCAAAGCCATCACCGCGGCCCGGATGGCGGTGCGTGGTGACGGCGCGCACCACGTGTCGCTGGACAAGGCGATCAAGACCATGCGCGAGACCGGCGCGGACATGAAGGACAAGTACAAGGAGACCGCCCGCGGTGGGCTGGCTCTCAACATCGTGGAGTGCTGA